A stretch of Caenorhabditis elegans chromosome IV DNA encodes these proteins:
- the dur-1 gene encoding Dauer Up-Regulated (Partially confirmed by transcript evidence), producing MRTLFILVSLCAALCFSAPVSEQDLRVRRNAEEAAHSGAEAVAEKHTLRVAARLETQNDRLKRQQSAEERARAEADARRRERCRNRRPQPTPGPPPPRNNCLPPPGPPPPCQQYQQPQPPPCQRPQPPQPQPQPYPQRTGGCLPSPRGYENQPQPPQPQQQQYPQPQPQRGGCTYSQPQPQPQQQPQPPCYQRQPEPPRQTGGCLPGPYYSPNTMAPPQHQQPYPERNGGGCRQRSPQPQYPRTNEFRAPVVECHGNGPAPCNPQPQQEDPCVGKVNIVSVDAAGKVDHYLYETKKQSGDVIGEASNKVSETAEQGAHWTGDRAREAGNTLSNAAHDGYEQGRDGVADMRERIDEAGHEVAEAAEEGSNTVGQKTGKAIDSAVDKAEDVAEGTKNRAEKMYDAAAEGASNMAQSMHEAGKSTGDALSEGAEAGYDAVKDGGRWVGENVAHGAGKVADGAKYVKDSAAEGAKDAVHGAHEGMRMVGENVAHGAGKVADGAKAAGNYAVDSANTAGEAIVDGAKTVGQTASDGMRMIGENVAHGAGVVVEGAKSAGEQTVEGAKSGARWVGENVAHGAGKVADGAKSAGQSIADGAVAAKDAAVEGATTAGNKTVEGMRFVGENVAHGAGKVADGAKAAGDTVVEGGKAAAEKTESGIAFVGQKIAEGAGAVAGGAKAAGGAVVDGVAAAGGAVVGGAKAVGSGIADGAKFVGENVAYGAGAVAGGAKAAGGAVVDGAAAAGGAVVDGAKAVGGFVSDTFSSARDETGEALKTAGSKVKASE from the exons atgcGAACTCTTTTTATTCTCGTTTCGTTGTGCGCCGCACTCTGCTTCAGTGCACCAGTATCAGAACAG gatctCCGAGTCAGGCGAAATGCTGAAGAAGCAGCTCACTCTGGAGCCGAGGCAgtcg CAGAGAAACATACCCTTCGAGTAGCAGCTAGACTAGAAACTCAAAACGATAGACTCAAACGCCAGCAGAGTGCCGAAGAGCGTGCTCGAGCTGAAGCCGACGCTCGTCGTCGTGAACGTTGTCGTAATCGTCGTCCACAACCAACTCCAggaccaccaccaccaagaAATAATTGCCTTCCCCCACCGGGTCCCCCGCCTCCATGTCAACAATATCAGCAACCACAACCACCACCATGCCAAAGACCTCAACCACCTCAGCCACAGCCACAACCATATCCACAAAGAACCGGAGGTTGTCTTCCATCGCCAAGAGGCTACGAGAATCAGCCACAACCACCACAACCACAGCAACAGCAATACCCACAACCCCAACCCCAACGCGGTGGATGTACTTACAGTCAGCCACAACCTCAACCACAACAACAACCCCAACCTCCATGCTACCAGCGTCAACCTGAACCTCCACGTCAAACGGGAGGATGCCTTCCAGGACCATATTACTCACCAAACACAATGGCCCCACCCCAACACCAACAACCATATCCCGAAAGAAACGGTGGTGGTTGCCGTCAAAGATCCCCTCAGCCCCAGTACCCAAGAACCAATGAGTTCCGTGCCCCTGTTGTGGAATGCCATGGAAATGGACCAGCTCCGTGCAATCCACAACCACAGCAAGAGGATCCATGCGTCGGAAAAGTGAATATCGTTTCAGTTGACGCTGCTGGAAAAGTTGACCACTATTTGTATGAGACAAAGAAACAATCAGGAGATGTGATTG GTGAAGCATCCAACAAAGTTTCCGAAACTGCGGAACAAGGAGCTCATTGGACTGGAGACAGAGCTA GAGAAGCTGGCAACACATTGAGCAATGCTGCACATGATGGATATGAACAAGGAAGAGATGGAGTTGCTGATATGAGAGAAAGAATTGATGAAGCTGGACATGAAGTTGCtg AAGCTGCAGAGGAAGGATCCA ataCTGTTGgacaaaaaactggaaaagcAATTGATTCGGCCGTTGACAAAGCAG aagatgTTGCTGAAGGCACTAAGAACAGAGCTGAAAAGATGTATGATGCCGCTGCCGAGGGAGCAA GTAATATGGCTCAATCGATGCATGAAGCTGGAAAATCCACTGGAGATGCACTTTCTGAAGGAGCTG AAGCTGGCTATGACGCTGTAAAAGATGGAGGTCGTTGGGTCGGAGAGAATGTTGCTCACGGAGCCGGAAAGGTCGCTGATGGAGCTA aatatgTCAAAGATTCTGCTGCCGAAGGAGCAAAAGATGCTGTCCATGGAGCTC acgaAGGAATGCGTATGGTCGGTGAGAACGTTGCTCATGGAGCAGGAAAGGTTGCAGATGGAGCCA aagCTGCTGGAAATTATGCAGTAGATTCGGCAAACACTGCTGGAGAAGCTATTGTTGATGGAGCAA aaaccgtCGGTCAAACAGCCTCTGATGGAATGAGAATGATTGGTGAAAATGTTGCTCATGGAGCAGGAGTTGTTGTTGAGGGAGCta AATCCGCTGGAGAACAGACTGTTGAAGGAGCAA AGTCTGGAGCTCGCTGGGTCGGAGAAAATGTTGCACATGGAGCAGGAAAGGTAGCTGACGGAGCAA aaTCCGCTGGACAATCAATTGCCGATGGAGCTGTTGCCGCTAAAGATGCAGCTGTCGAAGGAGCAA CCACAGCCGGTAACAAGACCGTGGAAGGAATGAGATTTGTTGGTGAAAATGTAGCTCACGGAGCCGGAAAGGTTGCAGATGGAGCAA aagctGCTGGAGATACAGTAGTTGAAGGCGGGAAAGCCGCTgccgaaaaaactgaaagtggAATTGCATTCGTAGGGCAAAAAATTGCGGAAGGCGCTGGAGCTGTAGCTGGTGGAGCCA AAGCTGCTGGTGGAGCCGTAGTTGATGGAGTTGCTGCTGCTGGAGGAGCTGTCGTTGGTGGAGCaa AGGCAGTTGGATCGGGAATCGCTGACGGAGCAAAATTTGTGGGAGAAAACGTTGCCTATGGAGCTGGAGCTGTTGCTGGAGGAGCAA aggCTGCCGGTGGAGCCGTTGTTGAtggagcagcagcagcaggtGGTGCTGTTGTAGATGGTGCCAAAGCAGTTGGAGGATTTGTTAGCGATACTTTCAGCTCAGCAAGAGATGAAACTG GTGAAGCACTGAAAACTGCTGGTTCAAAAGTGAAGGCTTCCGaataa
- the dur-1 gene encoding Dauer Up-Regulated (Partially confirmed by transcript evidence), with amino-acid sequence MRTLFILVSLCAALCFSAPVSEQDLRVRRNAEEAAHSGAEAVGEASNKVSETAEQGAHWTGDRAREAGNTLSNAAHDGYEQGRDGVADMRERIDEAGHEVAEAAEEGSNTVGQKTGKAIDSAVDKAEDVAEGTKNRAEKMYDAAAEGASNMAQSMHEAGKSTGDALSEGAEAGYDAVKDGGRWVGENVAHGAGKVADGAKYVKDSAAEGAKDAVHGAHEGMRMVGENVAHGAGKVADGAKAAGNYAVDSANTAGEAIVDGAKTVGQTASDGMRMIGENVAHGAGVVVEGAKSAGEQTVEGAKSGARWVGENVAHGAGKVADGAKSAGQSIADGAVAAKDAAVEGATTAGNKTVEGMRFVGENVAHGAGKVADGAKAAGDTVVEGGKAAAEKTESGIAFVGQKIAEGAGAVAGGAKAAGGAVVDGVAAAGGAVVGGAKAVGSGIADGAKFVGENVAYGAGAVAGGAKAAGGAVVDGAAAAGGAVVDGAKAVGGFVSDTFSSARDETGEALKTAGSKVKASE; translated from the exons atgcGAACTCTTTTTATTCTCGTTTCGTTGTGCGCCGCACTCTGCTTCAGTGCACCAGTATCAGAACAG gatctCCGAGTCAGGCGAAATGCTGAAGAAGCAGCTCACTCTGGAGCCGAGGCAgtcg GTGAAGCATCCAACAAAGTTTCCGAAACTGCGGAACAAGGAGCTCATTGGACTGGAGACAGAGCTA GAGAAGCTGGCAACACATTGAGCAATGCTGCACATGATGGATATGAACAAGGAAGAGATGGAGTTGCTGATATGAGAGAAAGAATTGATGAAGCTGGACATGAAGTTGCtg AAGCTGCAGAGGAAGGATCCA ataCTGTTGgacaaaaaactggaaaagcAATTGATTCGGCCGTTGACAAAGCAG aagatgTTGCTGAAGGCACTAAGAACAGAGCTGAAAAGATGTATGATGCCGCTGCCGAGGGAGCAA GTAATATGGCTCAATCGATGCATGAAGCTGGAAAATCCACTGGAGATGCACTTTCTGAAGGAGCTG AAGCTGGCTATGACGCTGTAAAAGATGGAGGTCGTTGGGTCGGAGAGAATGTTGCTCACGGAGCCGGAAAGGTCGCTGATGGAGCTA aatatgTCAAAGATTCTGCTGCCGAAGGAGCAAAAGATGCTGTCCATGGAGCTC acgaAGGAATGCGTATGGTCGGTGAGAACGTTGCTCATGGAGCAGGAAAGGTTGCAGATGGAGCCA aagCTGCTGGAAATTATGCAGTAGATTCGGCAAACACTGCTGGAGAAGCTATTGTTGATGGAGCAA aaaccgtCGGTCAAACAGCCTCTGATGGAATGAGAATGATTGGTGAAAATGTTGCTCATGGAGCAGGAGTTGTTGTTGAGGGAGCta AATCCGCTGGAGAACAGACTGTTGAAGGAGCAA AGTCTGGAGCTCGCTGGGTCGGAGAAAATGTTGCACATGGAGCAGGAAAGGTAGCTGACGGAGCAA aaTCCGCTGGACAATCAATTGCCGATGGAGCTGTTGCCGCTAAAGATGCAGCTGTCGAAGGAGCAA CCACAGCCGGTAACAAGACCGTGGAAGGAATGAGATTTGTTGGTGAAAATGTAGCTCACGGAGCCGGAAAGGTTGCAGATGGAGCAA aagctGCTGGAGATACAGTAGTTGAAGGCGGGAAAGCCGCTgccgaaaaaactgaaagtggAATTGCATTCGTAGGGCAAAAAATTGCGGAAGGCGCTGGAGCTGTAGCTGGTGGAGCCA AAGCTGCTGGTGGAGCCGTAGTTGATGGAGTTGCTGCTGCTGGAGGAGCTGTCGTTGGTGGAGCaa AGGCAGTTGGATCGGGAATCGCTGACGGAGCAAAATTTGTGGGAGAAAACGTTGCCTATGGAGCTGGAGCTGTTGCTGGAGGAGCAA aggCTGCCGGTGGAGCCGTTGTTGAtggagcagcagcagcaggtGGTGCTGTTGTAGATGGTGCCAAAGCAGTTGGAGGATTTGTTAGCGATACTTTCAGCTCAGCAAGAGATGAAACTG GTGAAGCACTGAAAACTGCTGGTTCAAAAGTGAAGGCTTCCGaataa
- the dur-1 gene encoding Dauer Up-Regulated (Partially confirmed by transcript evidence) — translation MRTLFILVSLCAALCFSAPVSEQDLRVRRNAEEAAHSGAEAVAEKHTLRVAARLETQNDRLKRQQSAEERARAEADARRRERCRNRRPQPTPGPPPPRNNCLPPPGPPPPCQQYQQPQPPPCQRPQPPQPQPQPYPQRTGGCLPSPRGYENQPQPPQPQQQQYPQPQPQRGGCTYSQPQPQPQQQPQPPCYQRQPEPPRQTGGCLPGPYYSPNTMAPPQHQQPYPERNGGGCRQRSPQPQYPRTNEFRAPVVECHGNGPAPCNPQPQQEDPCVGKVNIVSVDAAGKVDHYLYETKKQSGDVIATVSSAIKEQFEAAKKKFSEASNKVSETAEQGAHWTGDRAREAGNTLSNAAHDGYEQGRDGVADMRERIDEAGHEVAEAAEEGSNTVGQKTGKAIDSAVDKAEDVAEGTKNRAEKMYDAAAEGASNMAQSMHEAGKSTGDALSEGAEAGYDAVKDGGRWVGENVAHGAGKVADGAKYVKDSAAEGAKDAVHGAHEGMRMVGENVAHGAGKVADGAKAAGNYAVDSANTAGEAIVDGAKTVGQTASDGMRMIGENVAHGAGVVVEGAKSAGEQTVEGAKSGARWVGENVAHGAGKVADGAKSAGQSIADGAVAAKDAAVEGATTAGNKTVEGMRFVGENVAHGAGKVADGAKAAGDTVVEGGKAAAEKTESGIAFVGQKIAEGAGAVAGGAKAAGGAVVDGVAAAGGAVVGGAKAVGSGIADGAKFVGENVAYGAGAVAGGAKAAGGAVVDGAAAAGGAVVDGAKAVGGFVSDTFSSARDETGEALKTAGSKVKASE, via the exons atgcGAACTCTTTTTATTCTCGTTTCGTTGTGCGCCGCACTCTGCTTCAGTGCACCAGTATCAGAACAG gatctCCGAGTCAGGCGAAATGCTGAAGAAGCAGCTCACTCTGGAGCCGAGGCAgtcg CAGAGAAACATACCCTTCGAGTAGCAGCTAGACTAGAAACTCAAAACGATAGACTCAAACGCCAGCAGAGTGCCGAAGAGCGTGCTCGAGCTGAAGCCGACGCTCGTCGTCGTGAACGTTGTCGTAATCGTCGTCCACAACCAACTCCAggaccaccaccaccaagaAATAATTGCCTTCCCCCACCGGGTCCCCCGCCTCCATGTCAACAATATCAGCAACCACAACCACCACCATGCCAAAGACCTCAACCACCTCAGCCACAGCCACAACCATATCCACAAAGAACCGGAGGTTGTCTTCCATCGCCAAGAGGCTACGAGAATCAGCCACAACCACCACAACCACAGCAACAGCAATACCCACAACCCCAACCCCAACGCGGTGGATGTACTTACAGTCAGCCACAACCTCAACCACAACAACAACCCCAACCTCCATGCTACCAGCGTCAACCTGAACCTCCACGTCAAACGGGAGGATGCCTTCCAGGACCATATTACTCACCAAACACAATGGCCCCACCCCAACACCAACAACCATATCCCGAAAGAAACGGTGGTGGTTGCCGTCAAAGATCCCCTCAGCCCCAGTACCCAAGAACCAATGAGTTCCGTGCCCCTGTTGTGGAATGCCATGGAAATGGACCAGCTCCGTGCAATCCACAACCACAGCAAGAGGATCCATGCGTCGGAAAAGTGAATATCGTTTCAGTTGACGCTGCTGGAAAAGTTGACCACTATTTGTATGAGACAAAGAAACAATCAGGAGATGTGATTG caACTGTATCATCGGCGATAAAAGAGCAATTCGAGGCAGCAAAGAAGAAATTCA GTGAAGCATCCAACAAAGTTTCCGAAACTGCGGAACAAGGAGCTCATTGGACTGGAGACAGAGCTA GAGAAGCTGGCAACACATTGAGCAATGCTGCACATGATGGATATGAACAAGGAAGAGATGGAGTTGCTGATATGAGAGAAAGAATTGATGAAGCTGGACATGAAGTTGCtg AAGCTGCAGAGGAAGGATCCA ataCTGTTGgacaaaaaactggaaaagcAATTGATTCGGCCGTTGACAAAGCAG aagatgTTGCTGAAGGCACTAAGAACAGAGCTGAAAAGATGTATGATGCCGCTGCCGAGGGAGCAA GTAATATGGCTCAATCGATGCATGAAGCTGGAAAATCCACTGGAGATGCACTTTCTGAAGGAGCTG AAGCTGGCTATGACGCTGTAAAAGATGGAGGTCGTTGGGTCGGAGAGAATGTTGCTCACGGAGCCGGAAAGGTCGCTGATGGAGCTA aatatgTCAAAGATTCTGCTGCCGAAGGAGCAAAAGATGCTGTCCATGGAGCTC acgaAGGAATGCGTATGGTCGGTGAGAACGTTGCTCATGGAGCAGGAAAGGTTGCAGATGGAGCCA aagCTGCTGGAAATTATGCAGTAGATTCGGCAAACACTGCTGGAGAAGCTATTGTTGATGGAGCAA aaaccgtCGGTCAAACAGCCTCTGATGGAATGAGAATGATTGGTGAAAATGTTGCTCATGGAGCAGGAGTTGTTGTTGAGGGAGCta AATCCGCTGGAGAACAGACTGTTGAAGGAGCAA AGTCTGGAGCTCGCTGGGTCGGAGAAAATGTTGCACATGGAGCAGGAAAGGTAGCTGACGGAGCAA aaTCCGCTGGACAATCAATTGCCGATGGAGCTGTTGCCGCTAAAGATGCAGCTGTCGAAGGAGCAA CCACAGCCGGTAACAAGACCGTGGAAGGAATGAGATTTGTTGGTGAAAATGTAGCTCACGGAGCCGGAAAGGTTGCAGATGGAGCAA aagctGCTGGAGATACAGTAGTTGAAGGCGGGAAAGCCGCTgccgaaaaaactgaaagtggAATTGCATTCGTAGGGCAAAAAATTGCGGAAGGCGCTGGAGCTGTAGCTGGTGGAGCCA AAGCTGCTGGTGGAGCCGTAGTTGATGGAGTTGCTGCTGCTGGAGGAGCTGTCGTTGGTGGAGCaa AGGCAGTTGGATCGGGAATCGCTGACGGAGCAAAATTTGTGGGAGAAAACGTTGCCTATGGAGCTGGAGCTGTTGCTGGAGGAGCAA aggCTGCCGGTGGAGCCGTTGTTGAtggagcagcagcagcaggtGGTGCTGTTGTAGATGGTGCCAAAGCAGTTGGAGGATTTGTTAGCGATACTTTCAGCTCAGCAAGAGATGAAACTG GTGAAGCACTGAAAACTGCTGGTTCAAAAGTGAAGGCTTCCGaataa
- the dur-1 gene encoding Dauer Up-Regulated (Partially confirmed by transcript evidence), producing the protein MRTLFILVSLCAALCFSAPVSEQDLRVRRNAEEAAHSGAEAVVHILQPVKTYVYTATGEFVVTQLAEKHTLRVAARLETQNDRLKRQQSAEERARAEADARRRERCRNRRPQPTPGPPPPRNNCLPPPGPPPPCQQYQQPQPPPCQRPQPPQPQPQPYPQRTGGCLPSPRGYENQPQPPQPQQQQYPQPQPQRGGCTYSQPQPQPQQQPQPPCYQRQPEPPRQTGGCLPGPYYSPNTMAPPQHQQPYPERNGGGCRQRSPQPQYPRTNEFRAPVVECHGNGPAPCNPQPQQEDPCVGKVNIVSVDAAGKVDHYLYETKKQSGDVIATVSSAIKEQFEAAKKKFSEASNKVSETAEQGAHWTGDRAREAGNTLSNAAHDGYEQGRDGVADMRERIDEAGHEVAEAAEEGSNTVGQKTGKAIDSAVDKAEDVAEGTKNRAEKMYDAAAEGASNMAQSMHEAGKSTGDALSEGAEAGYDAVKDGGRWVGENVAHGAGKVADGAKYVKDSAAEGAKDAVHGAHEGMRMVGENVAHGAGKVADGAKAAGNYAVDSANTAGEAIVDGAKTVGQTASDGMRMIGENVAHGAGVVVEGAKSAGEQTVEGAKSGARWVGENVAHGAGKVADGAKSAGQSIADGAVAAKDAAVEGATTAGNKTVEGMRFVGENVAHGAGKVADGAKAAGDTVVEGGKAAAEKTESGIAFVGQKIAEGAGAVAGGAKAAGGAVVDGVAAAGGAVVGGAKAVGSGIADGAKFVGENVAYGAGAVAGGAKAAGGAVVDGAAAAGGAVVDGAKAVGGFVSDTFSSARDETGEALKTAGSKVKASE; encoded by the exons atgcGAACTCTTTTTATTCTCGTTTCGTTGTGCGCCGCACTCTGCTTCAGTGCACCAGTATCAGAACAG gatctCCGAGTCAGGCGAAATGCTGAAGAAGCAGCTCACTCTGGAGCCGAGGCAgtcg TTCACATTCTACAACCAGTCAAAACATATGTCTACACAGCAACTGGAGAATTTGTTGTGACCCAACTAG CAGAGAAACATACCCTTCGAGTAGCAGCTAGACTAGAAACTCAAAACGATAGACTCAAACGCCAGCAGAGTGCCGAAGAGCGTGCTCGAGCTGAAGCCGACGCTCGTCGTCGTGAACGTTGTCGTAATCGTCGTCCACAACCAACTCCAggaccaccaccaccaagaAATAATTGCCTTCCCCCACCGGGTCCCCCGCCTCCATGTCAACAATATCAGCAACCACAACCACCACCATGCCAAAGACCTCAACCACCTCAGCCACAGCCACAACCATATCCACAAAGAACCGGAGGTTGTCTTCCATCGCCAAGAGGCTACGAGAATCAGCCACAACCACCACAACCACAGCAACAGCAATACCCACAACCCCAACCCCAACGCGGTGGATGTACTTACAGTCAGCCACAACCTCAACCACAACAACAACCCCAACCTCCATGCTACCAGCGTCAACCTGAACCTCCACGTCAAACGGGAGGATGCCTTCCAGGACCATATTACTCACCAAACACAATGGCCCCACCCCAACACCAACAACCATATCCCGAAAGAAACGGTGGTGGTTGCCGTCAAAGATCCCCTCAGCCCCAGTACCCAAGAACCAATGAGTTCCGTGCCCCTGTTGTGGAATGCCATGGAAATGGACCAGCTCCGTGCAATCCACAACCACAGCAAGAGGATCCATGCGTCGGAAAAGTGAATATCGTTTCAGTTGACGCTGCTGGAAAAGTTGACCACTATTTGTATGAGACAAAGAAACAATCAGGAGATGTGATTG caACTGTATCATCGGCGATAAAAGAGCAATTCGAGGCAGCAAAGAAGAAATTCA GTGAAGCATCCAACAAAGTTTCCGAAACTGCGGAACAAGGAGCTCATTGGACTGGAGACAGAGCTA GAGAAGCTGGCAACACATTGAGCAATGCTGCACATGATGGATATGAACAAGGAAGAGATGGAGTTGCTGATATGAGAGAAAGAATTGATGAAGCTGGACATGAAGTTGCtg AAGCTGCAGAGGAAGGATCCA ataCTGTTGgacaaaaaactggaaaagcAATTGATTCGGCCGTTGACAAAGCAG aagatgTTGCTGAAGGCACTAAGAACAGAGCTGAAAAGATGTATGATGCCGCTGCCGAGGGAGCAA GTAATATGGCTCAATCGATGCATGAAGCTGGAAAATCCACTGGAGATGCACTTTCTGAAGGAGCTG AAGCTGGCTATGACGCTGTAAAAGATGGAGGTCGTTGGGTCGGAGAGAATGTTGCTCACGGAGCCGGAAAGGTCGCTGATGGAGCTA aatatgTCAAAGATTCTGCTGCCGAAGGAGCAAAAGATGCTGTCCATGGAGCTC acgaAGGAATGCGTATGGTCGGTGAGAACGTTGCTCATGGAGCAGGAAAGGTTGCAGATGGAGCCA aagCTGCTGGAAATTATGCAGTAGATTCGGCAAACACTGCTGGAGAAGCTATTGTTGATGGAGCAA aaaccgtCGGTCAAACAGCCTCTGATGGAATGAGAATGATTGGTGAAAATGTTGCTCATGGAGCAGGAGTTGTTGTTGAGGGAGCta AATCCGCTGGAGAACAGACTGTTGAAGGAGCAA AGTCTGGAGCTCGCTGGGTCGGAGAAAATGTTGCACATGGAGCAGGAAAGGTAGCTGACGGAGCAA aaTCCGCTGGACAATCAATTGCCGATGGAGCTGTTGCCGCTAAAGATGCAGCTGTCGAAGGAGCAA CCACAGCCGGTAACAAGACCGTGGAAGGAATGAGATTTGTTGGTGAAAATGTAGCTCACGGAGCCGGAAAGGTTGCAGATGGAGCAA aagctGCTGGAGATACAGTAGTTGAAGGCGGGAAAGCCGCTgccgaaaaaactgaaagtggAATTGCATTCGTAGGGCAAAAAATTGCGGAAGGCGCTGGAGCTGTAGCTGGTGGAGCCA AAGCTGCTGGTGGAGCCGTAGTTGATGGAGTTGCTGCTGCTGGAGGAGCTGTCGTTGGTGGAGCaa AGGCAGTTGGATCGGGAATCGCTGACGGAGCAAAATTTGTGGGAGAAAACGTTGCCTATGGAGCTGGAGCTGTTGCTGGAGGAGCAA aggCTGCCGGTGGAGCCGTTGTTGAtggagcagcagcagcaggtGGTGCTGTTGTAGATGGTGCCAAAGCAGTTGGAGGATTTGTTAGCGATACTTTCAGCTCAGCAAGAGATGAAACTG GTGAAGCACTGAAAACTGCTGGTTCAAAAGTGAAGGCTTCCGaataa
- the dur-1 gene encoding Dauer Up-Regulated (Confirmed by transcript evidence) translates to MRMVGENVAHGAGKVADGAKAAGNYAVDSANTAGEAIVDGAKTVGQTASDGMRMIGENVAHGAGVVVEGAKSAGEQTVEGAKSGARWVGENVAHGAGKVADGAKAAGDTVVEGGKAAAEKTESGIAFVGQKIAEGAGAVAGGAKAAGGAVVDGVAAAGGAVVGGAKAVGSGIADGAKFVGENVAYGAGAVAGGAKAAGGAVVDGAAAAGGAVVDGAKAVGGFVSDTFSSARDETGEALKTAGSKVKASE, encoded by the exons ATGCGTATGGTCGGTGAGAACGTTGCTCATGGAGCAGGAAAGGTTGCAGATGGAGCCA aagCTGCTGGAAATTATGCAGTAGATTCGGCAAACACTGCTGGAGAAGCTATTGTTGATGGAGCAA aaaccgtCGGTCAAACAGCCTCTGATGGAATGAGAATGATTGGTGAAAATGTTGCTCATGGAGCAGGAGTTGTTGTTGAGGGAGCta AATCCGCTGGAGAACAGACTGTTGAAGGAGCAA AGTCTGGAGCTCGCTGGGTCGGAGAAAATGTTGCACATGGAGCAGGAAAGGTAGCTGACGGAGCAA aagctGCTGGAGATACAGTAGTTGAAGGCGGGAAAGCCGCTgccgaaaaaactgaaagtggAATTGCATTCGTAGGGCAAAAAATTGCGGAAGGCGCTGGAGCTGTAGCTGGTGGAGCCA AAGCTGCTGGTGGAGCCGTAGTTGATGGAGTTGCTGCTGCTGGAGGAGCTGTCGTTGGTGGAGCaa AGGCAGTTGGATCGGGAATCGCTGACGGAGCAAAATTTGTGGGAGAAAACGTTGCCTATGGAGCTGGAGCTGTTGCTGGAGGAGCAA aggCTGCCGGTGGAGCCGTTGTTGAtggagcagcagcagcaggtGGTGCTGTTGTAGATGGTGCCAAAGCAGTTGGAGGATTTGTTAGCGATACTTTCAGCTCAGCAAGAGATGAAACTG GTGAAGCACTGAAAACTGCTGGTTCAAAAGTGAAGGCTTCCGaataa
- the dur-1 gene encoding Dauer Up-Regulated (Confirmed by transcript evidence) has product MRMVGENVAHGAGKVADGAKAAGDTVVEGGKAAAEKTESGIAFVGQKIAEGAGAVAGGAKAAGGAVVDGVAAAGGAVVGGAKAVGSGIADGAKFVGENVAYGAGAVAGGAKAAGGAVVDGAAAAGGAVVDGAKAVGGFVSDTFSSARDETGEALKTAGSKVKASE; this is encoded by the exons ATGCGTATGGTCGGTGAGAACGTTGCTCATGGAGCAGGAAAGGTTGCAGATGGAGCCA aagctGCTGGAGATACAGTAGTTGAAGGCGGGAAAGCCGCTgccgaaaaaactgaaagtggAATTGCATTCGTAGGGCAAAAAATTGCGGAAGGCGCTGGAGCTGTAGCTGGTGGAGCCA AAGCTGCTGGTGGAGCCGTAGTTGATGGAGTTGCTGCTGCTGGAGGAGCTGTCGTTGGTGGAGCaa AGGCAGTTGGATCGGGAATCGCTGACGGAGCAAAATTTGTGGGAGAAAACGTTGCCTATGGAGCTGGAGCTGTTGCTGGAGGAGCAA aggCTGCCGGTGGAGCCGTTGTTGAtggagcagcagcagcaggtGGTGCTGTTGTAGATGGTGCCAAAGCAGTTGGAGGATTTGTTAGCGATACTTTCAGCTCAGCAAGAGATGAAACTG GTGAAGCACTGAAAACTGCTGGTTCAAAAGTGAAGGCTTCCGaataa
- the dur-1 gene encoding Dauer Up-Regulated (Confirmed by transcript evidence) — MRMVGENVAHGAGKVADGAKAAGNYAVDSANTAGEAIVDGAKTVGQTASDGMRMIGENVAHGAGVVVEGAKSAGEQTVEGAKSGARWVGENVAHGAGKVADGAKSAGQSIADGAVAAKDAAVEGATTAGNKTVEGMRFVGENVAHGAGKVADGAS; from the exons ATGCGTATGGTCGGTGAGAACGTTGCTCATGGAGCAGGAAAGGTTGCAGATGGAGCCA aagCTGCTGGAAATTATGCAGTAGATTCGGCAAACACTGCTGGAGAAGCTATTGTTGATGGAGCAA aaaccgtCGGTCAAACAGCCTCTGATGGAATGAGAATGATTGGTGAAAATGTTGCTCATGGAGCAGGAGTTGTTGTTGAGGGAGCta AATCCGCTGGAGAACAGACTGTTGAAGGAGCAA AGTCTGGAGCTCGCTGGGTCGGAGAAAATGTTGCACATGGAGCAGGAAAGGTAGCTGACGGAGCAA aaTCCGCTGGACAATCAATTGCCGATGGAGCTGTTGCCGCTAAAGATGCAGCTGTCGAAGGAGCAA CCACAGCCGGTAACAAGACCGTGGAAGGAATGAGATTTGTTGGTGAAAATGTAGCTCACGGAGCCGGAAAGGTTGCAGATGGAGCAAGTTAG